TGGTTTGACAAAGCGCTTGATAAATTTACGACgaaatttgccagatgcggaatATTCGAAGACTTTTTCGACTAAGTCACGGTTCCGCGTCTGGCAACATGAAAGAGCGGAAACCCCCGAGTTGACCAAACGGAACAATTGACTTGCAGGACAATGGCAATAATGAGGTAATACTTGGCATTTCCATCAATGGGATTATGGTTGTTTATCCAAGCACACAGACAACACAGTTTTGCAGGTAATTATTTCACATAATATATCAGAATcttgtatcaataaatataatgTAAAACTATTTGTATCCTAGATGGAAAGACATAAGTAATGTCATTAATCACAAAAAGACGTTTAGAATAGAATGTCAAGCTGAGAGTGAAGATGCAAAGCAATTTATTTTCAACGAATCGCGTAATGCGAAGTATGTATGGCGTCTGTGCATAGCACAGCACACATTTTACATGCAACATCAAGAATTTCGTCCATTGGAACGATCGGCTAACGGATATTTCGtaagtattattttattatctaaTAAAGAACATCCGCGAAATGCATTTTGTTTCGTTAAAAACTATACAGAATTTATTTGACAAACCTCTTAAGATTTGTTTTGAAGATAGTTTCACCGTTTCGCGATTGTTGCAAGACAcggtaaaataaaatgtttatgtTATGTTTTAGGATAGCGACACAAACGATTCAGGAGATCATGCAGTGTCTGTAAACTTGGATAACCGAAACGCGGAAGGACACACGCCGTGGACGAGTTACAATGACCTTTCTACATCGCCATATCCCCCTGTAGTGTCCGTGTCATCTACAGACATAAATAACTTACGTGCCTTACTTCCATCGTACAGACCCGCACCTGATTATGAAACTGCCGTTCAAATGAAATACAACAACGGGGGGAACCCTCCGCAGCCTTACTATGCTAATCAATCGACAATCGTTGGAGCAGATATTTCGTGCCTTCTCAGTAATGTTGTTAATCGAAGTAGATattaaatttctaataaattataaatactacTGGAAGAGGTTATATCAAACAAAAAAAAGGCACAGACATATCAAGTATTATAAATGCTTTCAATATGCAGTATTCTCCAACAATCATTCACACACACTTTCTTAAGAAGTAATAGGAAATCCTGTGGATATTAATAGCAAAGACTGACACGCACAACTCTACACATTGTTCTCCATTCTACCTTATCAGTGTCTAAATGTACTATTTTCAAAGGGCAATATTTTAGTACGTTGTAAAAAACGTATCTTAATTGTTCTTTAACATTGCAAACAATGTTATACTTTATGTTATATTCATGTAGTGCTGTATTGTAAATACACGTTAATGCTATTTTTTAAATCGGTATGTTTAAAAAGACACAATATATTTATTGTTGTAACAAAAATAAGATTTGAAAATATCCACCCAGTGAGTGGTTGAGATTAACGATCTGTTTTAAAAAGCTATCAAAATAAATTACATAAACAACATGATAAAACATTAACAAAGAATTGTCTTAATCCATCGAGACCATAATGAATCAAACTTGTGATACCTAATTTTAAATCAAAATGTAACAACTATGTATTGTGTTAACAAGAATGTTCTTTTCAATCATGATGTCAATGGATTAAGTAATCTTAACGAGTTAACAAGATTCATATACTTACAACAATAAACCAATATCACATCATTTCTTGAATTTCTTCATACAGAGTTTTCGTTAACTTCATTTTTTTCAGCATCACTAATAGCTTTCAATAAAGATATTGGATCAGGTTTGACAGCAGTAGCAAAAGTATCTAAACCAGCATCGAATAATGCTTGCTTAGTCACAGGTCCGATAGCAACtgcttttatattatttatatcataAGATTTTTTCTTCAATAAAGTTACTATATGCTCTACAGTAGAAGGactaaagaaaacaaatattctagGCAAGTTATCCATGAATTTCAACAAATCTTGTTCTAAGGTCTTAATAGGTAAAGTTTTATAAGCAACTATTTTGCAAACTCGTATATCATTTTCATTAAGAGTTTTTTCAATTGTCTCTCGACTAATTTCACTGCAAGGGTATAACAAAGGTTTTGATCCTTTTGCAACATTGGCAACTAATTTTTCTGCTAGTTCTTTAGCATTACCAGTCTCCCTACCAAAGCAGTTTTCAGTACCCAAATGAGTTTTAGCAAAAGATTCAGTTGCTGGCCCTACACAATATACTGGCAACTTGCTCCATGGGAGTAGAATGCTGTCGTCCTCTTTGGATGAAAGTACAATCGCTTCTACTGCATGTCGACTTGTCAAGACGAGTCCTATTAACATAACATTAATATACGGTGGATCAGGGTGATATTGGAATGCACATAATTCAGAACTGCAACGAACAAGAACGTTAgaaatattactaccatcatACGAGTTCGGCGAAAGGAGACATGTTCGCAGTTCCGGTGTATTTATGAACTCGAAACATAAAGTGGGCAAATAGTCACACGTATAACCGGCAGATTTTAATGTTTTCACGTAAATCTCTTGCGAATCATTCTTTTCTGATAAACCGCGACATAATACCACTCTTTCGTAACGCGGTGCCATATTCGCGAATTTTACCGTCATCATGCGCGCTAAATATCAGATAACACCGCCCCTTCGAATATTGATAATCGCGTGAAAtgaaatttacattttaatGAAGACGTGCGTATACAATGGAATCGTTTGTCTATTAGCTTTCAAAAATTTCGATCTGCATAATACCGATGCTATTTGTTCATAAATTTAAATAGGAAAAACGAACGAAAAATGCAGTTAAGCGGCAATTCATATCGCGCACAATCACCATTTTCAAGTCACCATGTGACGCCCTGCCACAAGATGGTGGACATATATCTCGATCTATGGAATACGAGATTCGATACTCGAATTAAGGCGCATTttcaaaagtaaaataaaaatcaatagaaattatattttgttaatctatattttttaaataatttaaaaaatagtaaaataatttaaaccccttcttctatttttgtaaggattaaaagatttttcattttgatataattttaatttgttatcTTTACTTCTTTTATTTTAAAGTTTTCAAAATCACTGACTTTTTACGATATTCAATTATGTGACATAACTCCCATTAAATGTAAAATCCATCCTATACCTTGTCTGTAATTAAACTATTATTTGTGAAATATGTAATCTAGACATATGATTACTATACAATTGAAACTATCAGCAACTCTATATCTTTATTTTCTAACAGATTATCTATCTaatgaatacatttttattaaatatatgttaTTTTACTTTGATAATAAATCCCAAttatttcatcaaaaaataaaaGCTTGTTAAGAAAGAAAAGAGGATAGGTTTAATATGCCATACTTTTCTCAaacataacaaaattattagatttttatattcacgtatacaattattgtaaaaatttaattaaaaaaataacaaaatttgtatgttcgatattttaaaggtaaTTATATTTACAAAGCATCTAAAATAGAGATTAGCGTATAATATACAACTGTGGTTATAGATTTATCATATCATACAAACTTAGAATATACAAAATATACTGAAACTATGAAATAACGCTAATAACCTTTGGGTCCTCTAAATCTTCGTCTTCCATCAATCTAAAAGATTGAAATAAAGATGAATACATTCATGTTCATACATTTACATTTAGTGAAACTTACAATTGAATGTTTACATTCAAAAAATGTTTGTTTCAGCATAAAACAATCATCTGGAACAGTTCCATCTTTTCTCAAAAGACATTCTCTTGGAGTATGTTTATGCTGAAATAAAGCACTGTTATGTTGACGAAATATATTGTATCAAAGGGACCCATTGAAAGTCGTATCTTTATATATACACCGAT
The Colletes latitarsis isolate SP2378_abdomen chromosome 14, iyColLati1, whole genome shotgun sequence DNA segment above includes these coding regions:
- the Uros1 gene encoding uroporphyrinogen III synthase 1, whose amino-acid sequence is MMTVKFANMAPRYERVVLCRGLSEKNDSQEIYVKTLKSAGYTCDYLPTLCFEFINTPELRTCLLSPNSYDGLVLTSRHAVEAIVLSSKEDDSILLPWSKLPVYCVGPATESFAKTHLGTENCFGRETGNAKELAEKLVANVAKGSKPLLYPCSEISRETIEKTLNENDIRVCKIVAYKTLPIKTLEQDLLKFMDNLPRIFVFFSPSTVEHIVTLLKKKSYDINNIKAVAIGPVTKQALFDAGLDTFATAVKPDPISLLKAISDAEKNEVNENSV
- the LOC143349949 gene encoding cytochrome c oxidase assembly factor 5, yielding MMRYSEEGEQLKDKSRCAHIRANLKMCLLQSDCCKIHKHTPRECLLRKDGTVPDDCFMLKQTFFECKHSIIDGRRRFRGPKGY